agttcatttccttccattttggtggtgctgctcctgagagatcctgagctgagctgcttactggaataggattggatttacttctcctccctgctcctactggaagacatccacacagtttgatttttggggtttttctctataccttttctcctgtgtgtgtgtgtgtgtggggggaagcagattctgtgtgtgtgtgtgggggaagcagtttctgtggtgggggggaaagccaaagtggggctgttgcctgttctgccggggtgtgagtgtgcccgctcgcctctgcaggagtgtgcgttctgccttttctacctgttgccaccctcgcctggagttgagtcagtgtggcGGTGCGGCGTGAGtgtccctccgctcggcacccgcgcctcTTCCTTGgattgtttgtttggggttgagccgagagccgtactgtttgagggagggggctttgcctgttctgccaggggtgtgtgtgcctgctcgcctctgcggtagtgtgcgttctgccttttttgcctgttgccaccctcgcctggagttgagtcagtgcagcGGTGTGGCATGAGTccccctccgctcggcacccgcgcctcctcctcttccttggatcaTTTGTTttgggttgagctgagccgtactggtttgaagggggttgttctgctggggggagggcttgattgcctctgtggagtgtgatttggggggggggttacctgtcctggggggggctgattgcctctttgcgagtgaaatctatcaatcctgaagatacggaatcTGCGCAGGTAGCACTTatgctagtagcgttataagatgcactttggctgtgttgaaatgaaaagatacgttacccatgctagttacgctgtttacttacgctttgagcgttgttggatgcacttttggcatagttacatcggctcttagaagccacttctactgtgtgtgtgtgtgtgtgggggaagccaaagggggtgtgtgacttgtcctggtggggggacagtttgatctcctctttgcgagtgtcactgttgtttttttcactggttgccaccttcgcctggaggtcagtgtgggtcagtgagtctctctctggctgccccagaaacaatgggaggatttgccttggatttgccgctctctgatgcacattaagcattgctcctcttcattccaatgggtggaggggggaaccccttccagactccataacttggaaccccctgacccaatgtgaaccaaacttgggagttcttgcaagaagggtcccctcaagctacatggaaagtttgggacctctaactccaaaaatgccccccacggagccatggaaagccgcgaatgtgcttaaatggcattattcggccaaatttattcgcgaacaccggatttcatgctgaattccacggatccaaataggggaagttcagactttggcatttcccaaagaaaaacgggccgaattatgccgaatccgaattttaccaattttttcccccaacagccctattaagacctctgtctgagatgcCAGAGAGACATTGCCAGTCAGAGATGACAATACCGGCTTGGTAAAGCAATTAGTCTCATTTAGTATGAGGCAACTTTCCACATCCCATACCATTGAATCAAATTCCTTTGTGCTAAGGCTGCTCCTGGAAAGTTCTCCCTGTCGGCTGAGTGATTAATGCAAAACAGCGGCTCAAACAGATTAAAGTGTAGTTTTTACTTGTCGCTCgggagaatgtattattacagcatcTAACGCTGACGAGTtctaaattgatggttaagttttagTTATTCTGTTGAATTGTGAGTATGGAATATGGagatttatgtatttttgttactactattttaaTTATCACGCCATTAAAAGTGACTGAAACTGATTAAAGTGTAGAGAAAGCTTTATCCAGGAattaacatacttgatagtgaagagtAGAGCTAGAGACAGGTTTCTAACTCTATCAccagctgagagagagtgtgttATGACTTGCAAAACCTCTGAGAAGAAGCAAGAACAGCAATCTGGAGACAAGACGGGGGATGACATTTATCAGGAAAGAAGGAGCTGCtctcactatcctatctaactagcctttcctcttcctcttttctttttgtacaccagacattgcttaCTCCACACTTCCAGTGTCACAATTCTGAAGCATCTGAAGTGGCTCATTCCTAAAAGGTGCACATTACAATTTCCAGATGGTACTCATCTGCTGAGCTCAAATGACACCTCAGTTTGCCACATCTGGATATGTCTGATTTAATGTTGGCCTCTTTGCAGATGCTTGTGCTTTTCATGTGCCCCTCTCCATCCTGTAGGGTTGCAGAGAAGCTTACCACTAGGGCAGGGATCAGCAACCTTTTATGGAGCCGGATGATGGCAACATTCAGAGCAAAAGGACCAAAAAGAGCCAGGATAAGAAAGCCCGTTTGTAGAACTGAAAAGATACAGTTTCATGTTACTTAAGTAGCACGTTGATTAAAAATCATAAAggttctgcagcccaaacactggtggTCGCAAGTCCTTTGTTAGGAAGTGGCACTCATGAGATCTCACAATAAGTAATGAATATGCACAGATTTACAGTGTACTAATCGTTTTAGTACACTGGCCTTAAGTCCACCTATAGTTCATGCATGGATTACTGGCAACTCTGGCATCCTGTATCACTTCCCTCTCTGTAAACCATCTCCATTAAAAGCTGGTtgttctggtggtggtggaaagtgccatcaagtagcagccgatttatggtgaccccgaagggttttcaaggcaagaagccttcagaggtggtttcccattgcctgcctctgtgtagcgaccctggacttccttggttttccatccaaatactaaccagggctgactctgcttagattcagagatctaacaagatcaggctagcctgggccatccaaggtTAGGCATACTGGTTATGCTAGCACCCACTGTATCTCTTCAACATACTTTACCTTAAAAATTCtacttctctctttttaaaaaagtcatgtttatttttgtgctgagccacatttggctccAGAGTCATCGGCTGCAGACCCCTACTCTAGAAACCTCAAAGCATGTTTTCAGCTGGTGTGTTTGTAATCTTGAGATTTCTCAAGAGGGAAATCATATATTTCCCCCCATAATCGAACAGACTGCAACAAGACTTCAGTCAGTCCAGTTCCCTTAAGGCTGCGAAGATCACCCTTTTCCCTTATTCTTGAGCCCAGTTTGCggtttctgtgtgtgtgaagtgctgtcaagtcgcttccgactcatggcgaccctatatgaatcactgtcctccaaaacgtcctatcttcaacagccttgctcaggtcttgcaaattgagggccgtggcttcctttagagtcaatccatctcttgttgggtcttccttttttcctgctgccttccacttttcctagcctgattcttttccagtgacttttgtcttctcataatgtgaccgaggtacgatagcctcagtttagtcattttagcttctagggtcagttcaggctagatttgatctataactagggttgccatgctggTCATCACAGGGGCCTGGGTGGGTTCATTTCTTGTGGGTTCAGATTCTATTAGGGTTGCCCTGCAAGTAACTTACCTTCTTTTTGGGTCTTTTTGTCAAAATAACTATAATCAACATTGATATATTTTTCTGTTGTGTTCATTACAGGACCCTGTCCCTACTGACTGTCGTTACAAGTTGGGAAACATTATTGCCTTGTTTATGGTTGTTATTATATTCCCACTGACTGACGAAACAAGTTGGAAATTTATTGTTTTCTGTTTACAATTGCCTATAGGTACTAATAAGCCTTTATGAGTTGGTATATATATTTAGACTGTACCTTAATATAACAGTTGAATGCAATGAGATGTTAATTTATTTACATAAATTCTTTAATTACTTATGTTATTaacagcattattattattatatgcaaGCAAAAAATATTCTTGCTTATTGAAGGTTGGCTAATCATAGCAATTATTTTTTGGAGCCCACGTGCCGCATTTTCTCTCAGTCTCAACTAATTACAGCATAGGTTAATTTCTtaatcagtacctggaggttggcaaccctatctataacccACTCATTTGTTTTTGGGCcgcccacggtatccgtaacactctcccccgACAGGAAAGATTAAAGGAAAAGGGGCAGGATCATTAAATAATAGATCTTACTTGATTTGTGATTTACTTAACAAGAACAGCATAGTGCAGGttgcatgattgtcttctccagggaCACATGTTGATTAGCGATTTCTGCTAAGATGCTGTTCTTTCCGAATTTGGACAACTGAGTTTGCATAacccatttatgcacaggaggttttgccttggatttactgctctctagatgcacattttccccgtccgaattctccaaactctgcatgagggcttattgttgcattttgagaacttgtgtgtgtgttaagtgctgtcaagtcgcttccgactcatggcgaccctatgaatgaaagtcctccaaaatgtcctatccttgacagccttgctcagatcttgcaaattgaaggctgtggcttcctttattgagtcaatccatctcttgttgggtcttcctcttttcctgctgcccttaacttttcctagcatgactgtcttttccagtgactcttgttgtctcatggcgtgaccaaaatacgacagcctcagtttagtcattttagcttctagggtcagttcaggcttgatttgatctataacccactgatttgttttttttgactGTCCACGGAATCCatgggtgttgtgtatgtatatagttggggagtaatcaaggaagacttaggagcttgagttctgcacgaaggatcctaaaccctgcacaccctattggtcaagcaaacggatcctattggccctaagccaacatgtcccattggtcgccgagagggtattccccccatcacggatgggggggagtggctgcaggcagccaggggggcatataagcagggcacgttcagtgagtaagttagttctgtgctgaaatcaaataaagctgtgttgttgaactctgtctctgatctcgtgaatccttcccacgcggacttaacagtaacactctcctccaacaccacatttcaaaggaatctatcttcttcctatcagctttcttcactgtccagctttcacacccatacatagtaatagggaatgcgatggcatgaattaatctagtcttcacggctcattaccaatgctgatttctccacacccatctctcccctggacatcacagactcttctgcataccatacctaatcccatcacgcctgctgttcatttacatactgtgaacatttacatactaatgcttgtctgaattcactctcctcctctacttaaagaccgatggattcacattctagctgttcctgaagaagtgagctgtggctcacgaaagctcctaccctgccagaaaatatttttgttagtcgttaaggtgctactggactcttgcccttttctactaatctagtcttggtggctaaGTTCTTTGGTGGCTAAATCTAGTTCTTGGTGGCTAAACCCCCTTTGGGGGTTTGCATCGAccgagcagcaaacccaaggcaaaaagcTCCCATGCAGAAACGGCCCGGGCTGCTTCGCTTCTGCGCGGCGATGGGAAGAAAATCCCGGGAATCTCCCACGTGGACGAAACCGGCACCGGGAAATTCCTGAAGGCCGGGgtgagttttttgtttttttgttcgtctttcaggtgcaactggactcttgtccttttctacgatggcatgaattaatctagtcttggtggcaaAGTTCTTTGAGAACTTAgatgggggggaagaggggaaacgCGCGTCTGCGCGCGCGCGGGCAAAGCGCCGTCCAGCTGccgccgacttacggcgaccccttgggggggggggggttggcgtcggcagagcagcaaacccaaggcaaaaagcTCCCATGGCTATTTAattatggaaggttttgcattgggtttgccactctttagatggaccttttccccatccatattctcaaaacaataagccgccatgcagagttttgagaattcagatgggggaaaggtgcatctatagagtgacaaatccaatgccaaaccttccacgaataaatggcCAGGCGCACATTgaccccatccctattctcaaaactcaacaataagccgccatgcagagttttgagaattcagacggggaaaaggtgcatctagagagcggcaaatccaacgcaaaaccttccatgaataaatggcgtGGTATTTTCAATAGACCACGATCAACGATCCACTCCCTCTGCATGGTAGCAGTAAGCCCTTAAGAATCTAACAGCTTGCATCCACAGAACAGCAAACCCAAGGTAAAcgctcccatgcagaaatggcccggGCTGCTTCGCTTCTGCGCGGCGATGGGAAGAAAACCCCGGGAATCCCCCCAACTGGACGAAACGGGCCCCGATCTCGACCCGGGAAATTCCCGaaggccggggtgtgtgtgtgtgtgtgtgttgttttgtgCGCGCGCGTTTGGAAAGCGCCCCGGCGGCGGTGCAGGCGGGGCGCGCGGCGTCACGGAGGGGCGTGGGCGGAGGGCGCTTTAAAGGCGCGCGCTGGGCGGCCGCCCGGGCAGAGCGCCGCGGCGAGCAGCATGAGCAACTGGACGGCGCCCGGGCTGGACGGGACCCGGCTGCTCCTGCAGCCGCTCTGGGAGGCCCTCCTGGCGCGGGAGCCCCTGCTGAAGTCGCCCTTCTTCCCCGCCCTCTTCAGCTTCGCCGCCTACCTGGCCTGCTGCGCGCCCTTCGCGGCGCTGGACGGCCTCCAGGCCATCCTGCCGGCCCTGCGGAAGTACAAGATCCAGCCGCTGGGGGCGCCCTCCTTGGCGGCCGTGGCGGCCTGCCTGGCGCGCAGCCTCCGCGACCACCTCACCGGCATCTTCCCCGTCACCCTGGCCCACTGGTACTGGAGGGCGGGCAGCTTGCCCCAGAGGGCCCCCGAGCTGCCCCGCCTCCTGCTGGACCTCCTGGCCGGCCTGCTGCTCTTCGACTTCCTCTCCTTCCTGTGGCACCTGCTCCACCACCGCGTGCCCTGGCTCTACAGGACCTTCCACAAGGCGCACCACCGGCACGTGGCCACCTTCGCCCTCAGCACCCAGGACTCCAGCCTGTGGGAGCTGCTGTGGCTGGGCTTCTTCGCCGCCGCCGTCCCTGTGCTGCTCGGGTGCCACCCCATGACGGAGCTGGCCTTCTTCGTGGCCAACATTTGGCTCTCCGTGGAGGACCACTCGGGCTACGACCTGCCGTGGTCGACCCACAGGCTGGTCCCCTTCGGGCTGTACGGGGGAGCCGTGCACCATGATCTCCACCACCTGAAGTTCAGGTTCAACTATGCGCCGTACTTCACGCACTGGGATCGGCTGTTTGGGACCCTCGCCCGGGCGGCGGGGGAACATCCTGCACCTGCAAAGCTGGCCAAAGACTTAAGTTCTTCAAGATCTTTCTCCAAAGGCTGAGTTCTTCAAGATCTCTCTCCAAAGACTGAGTTCTTCAAGTTATCTCTCCCGTCCCACAGCCAGTTAAAATATTTGGGCATTCGGGACTGCACAAACTGATGAGCGCCAACTTGCACATGtttctatttatgtatttatttgcgtGAAGCATCTCTAACTATGATTGTCCggtttaaaaaaatggaacaagCCCGTCTGAAAGAGGCCCAAAGGGTCCCGTTGGCGTTTGGCTCCCCGAGCTTTTATAAAGCAGTCGTGTGTTTATGAAAGAGAGTTTTGCCTGCTGAAATGAGTTTGAAAGGTGTTGAGAATAATGTCTGCAATGATTCCTATGGAGTTCCTCTTGCCTTGgcatagaaaaaaaaaaaacagacactgACCTGAAAATGATAAGCTGAATAGCTTTTTTTATTTGAGATTATTTATATTCTTGTATATGAGATAAATAAAAACTATTATTTATATTGTACTTTTCCTCTTCCATATTCATTTTTTCTACATCCAACTGGGGAAAGGATTCTTCAGTGATTTACCATTTGCTGATTCTGAAGTAGGGATTTTTTGAAAGCACATTGCATTTAAATTATATGCATTAAAAAGAAATATAGCATATATACTTCAGTGGCAGAATTATGGCCCTATGCTGATGGGGGAGGAGCAACATTCCAACtcttggtttcttttttttaatttaaattgcaTGCATTCAAAATGTGGCAGAATTATGGCACTCTGCTGGGGGAGTGAAGCACGTTGTAATTcttggtttatttttattattttttattttcaaaagaaaaggaaagaactcAAGAAAAATGGATGGGGGGGAATGGAGTATTACAATAGTGCTTCAAAATTATTGTATCTATACACACACCGGGTGGGAGTATACCTTTGGCTGCAATTCTTGGTTTCTACACTGTTATACCAGCATACTATTGGAGTAATGCTGCAGGTATATTGTCAGGTTTTGAGAATGCAAACTAGAGTTATGGGTTGGTGGAGCGAGAATTAGCATTTGACTGCAAAGGACTGATTACTCATTTAATCTTCAAGGGGTTTTTAAAGACATGAGagctaacaaacaaacaacaaccagCATTAGTACTAATAGAACATAGCACAATAATTGAACAAGGGTTTTTTAAAGACATGGTATGTAacaaacagccctgacctggatggcccaggctagcctgatctcgtcagatctcagaagctaagcagggtcagccctggttggtatttggatgggagaccaccaaggaataccagggttgctgtgcagaggaaggcactggcaaaccacctctgttagtctcttgccatgaaaaccccaaaaggggtcgccataagtcggctgcgacttgatggcactttacacacacacatgtaacaaacaaacaacaaccagCATTAGTACTAATAGAACATAGCACAATAATTGAACTTGATCTGCCACTAAGCAGGATTTTAGAATGTATGAGTTCAGGCACTGTGCAGAATTATTAGTGAAGTCATAGAAATTAACTTCACTACTATCTGCAATTTTGATTAGAAAGTCTAATTATGTACCCATGAGCAactactttgtttgtttgttttctatgTCTTTGTCTTTCTGTGCATATACCTACCCCCTGCCAAAATACTATTCCTGAAATGGGATCAGCACCCTGATCCTAAATGTGAATGCCAGCATATCCTGAACACTTACAAAAATGAATAAACCTTATGTTTTCTGTAGGATCCAAGCGAGGGGAGAGAGAACAGGCATTTTACTAGCAAAATTAAGTGATAACCCTATCTCCTATTAAGCTATACTCCTATCCTCTAATAGCAAGACTGTGCAGCTAGAGGTGAGCGCAAGTCAGACTTTCAGGAGCAGGGAGATTCACAGTGCAGGGATGCCACAGCACACATTTTGTATTACTAAAGATTCCCAGTGGAGAGGGGGTTGCTGTTGTAGCAGCAGCCTCATATGTCCTGAAACAGCTAATTCCAACGAGCTTCGTGGATAAGCAAAGTCCACACATCATTTCTCTGGCCTTTGTACCAACCTGTAACATGCCGTATGTGAAGGGTGAGTTTTTTAAGTGAAAGAAGAAATTATAATGCTTAGTTGCAAATGGTATCTAGAGAGTGGCACAACATGGCATAGATGTTGCGGTGCCGACAGAAAAACAAAACCTTAATTTACCCACCTTCCCGTGTAACATGGTTCCTTCCTCCCACCAGCTCCCGTAGAGTGTTGTGTGCCTggaaataaaaccatttttaaaatgatatCAATAGACTATATCAGAGTAATGTGCTGGCAGTTCAGATTAGACAGTCCTGGGTACAGAAAACTGTACCCACTTGGGCCTGGTAAATGGTATCCACATCTCtccaagtccagcactctaactactctgctccattatttttattttatttatctagaTATATTTAAGCCCCACTTTTCCCCCAATGGAGACTCGTAATGCAATTTAAGcaaagttacagccttctaagcccattgacttcaatggacttagaaggatgcatCTCTGATTAGGAGTGTGctgtcaaagtggcttacaccattgtcccattctcctccatttgaccctcacaacaacaaccctgtgaggtaggctgggctgaccGTGAGCGACTGAGCCGAGGCagcccagtgagcttctgtggcagagtggagattggaACCTGTGCCTCCCAGACCGAGTCTGACATTCCAGTCCCTGTATCTCACTGGCGCTCACTTCGCTCACACCTATGCAAAAGTCAGTCCCATTGATTTGTAGTTTATGTATGTCAAAGCAGGTGGAGGACTGAAGTATCAGTTTCTTGGTTCAGTAACTTGCAATGCCTGTTCTACACTATAGCTATGGTTGCAGTGTTTTAAAGTCACTTCTGCACccctatagctagggttgccagctctgggttgggaagtacctggagatttttggtgcggggcctgagaagggtggggtttcaattccatagagttcaattgccaaagtgcttttctc
This window of the Euleptes europaea isolate rEulEur1 chromosome 5, rEulEur1.hap1, whole genome shotgun sequence genome carries:
- the CH25H gene encoding cholesterol 25-hydroxylase; its protein translation is MSNWTAPGLDGTRLLLQPLWEALLAREPLLKSPFFPALFSFAAYLACCAPFAALDGLQAILPALRKYKIQPLGAPSLAAVAACLARSLRDHLTGIFPVTLAHWYWRAGSLPQRAPELPRLLLDLLAGLLLFDFLSFLWHLLHHRVPWLYRTFHKAHHRHVATFALSTQDSSLWELLWLGFFAAAVPVLLGCHPMTELAFFVANIWLSVEDHSGYDLPWSTHRLVPFGLYGGAVHHDLHHLKFRFNYAPYFTHWDRLFGTLARAAGEHPAPAKLAKDLSSSRSFSKG